The Nonlabens sp. Hel1_33_55 genome contains the following window.
AGGAGCCACGACACCTAGCTATGATCTAGAAACCGAGATCGATCAAAATTTTCCAACAGATCATTTAACAAAAGAATTACTTCAAAAAACCACTGAACAGTTCACTGGCGAAATCCAGCAGCGACCACCTATTTTTAGCGCCATAAAACAAGACGGCAAACGTCTGTATGAACTTGCTCGAGAGGGAAAAACTACAGAGATACCAACCAGATCGGTAACCGTAATAGATTTTGAATTGACTAGAATCAATCTGCCAGAAGTTGATTTTAGAATCAGCTGCAGTAAAGGAACCTATATTAGATCATTGGCTCATGATTTTGGAGCAGCGCTGGACAATGGTGGTCATTTAAGCGCACTGCGCAGGACTAAGATTGGTGATTATAGCGTTGAAGATGCTATAAGTATTGAGGAGTTTGAGGAAATATTGGAGGTCAATTAAAAACTCAGATGCATTTCAATGCAACGATCTTCTTTTTTATTCTTCATTGAGTAACTTTTCCATAAAGCCGACAATCAGCGGCTTTATCAATTCTGGTCGCGCCCACGCTATCTCGTGTCCAGTATCTGGAATAGTTATGATTTCTATATTCTCAAAAACACCTCTCGTATAATTGACGTTATCGTAAGGTACGATGTCATCAACATCGCCATGTATGTGAAGCACTGGAACCTTGATTTGATCCCATTCCGCAGCGATCAAATCCAATTCCTTTGAATGAACGGTTTTTTCATCGCCTGCGACACGGTAACCAGTGGGAACCAACCAACGCGTCAGCCACCATTGGGTAAATTTTGATTGCCATATATACTTCTCGTTATTAGGATCAATCGCTGGTGAAATCATGATGACTCCTTTGACACGGCTGTTTTCATAAGCTAATCTAGCTGCTAGTGGTCCGCCATAGGATGAACCAACTGCAATCACATTTTCCAACTCGAAATGATCTAATAGACCGCTCATCAATTTGGCTTGTAAATCGATGGAAGTCATTTCCTTTCCAAAATTGGAATATCCATAACCTGGTCGATCTACAGCATGTAAGTTGGCATTCGTAACAAAAGTACTATCACTTAAATATCTGTTCCATGCCGAAAGTGAACTGGGCGATCCATGAAAAAACACAAAGTTGACGGTAGCATTTTGCCTCTTTACACTTTGAATACGAATATTGAGGTCGAGACTATCGATAGCAAAGTAATCAATCTGATTTTGGATTTTTTTAGCGCTGAAATGTTCCTGTAATTCAGCATCTGTGGAGCGGTATTGCAGAACGGTGCAGGATTGTAATACAGCAAATGAAATCGCTATAAAAAAAAAGGTGACCAATCGCCTGATTAGATTAAACGAGATATTTTGGTCTAAAATTTTTATCACCTGATTATCAAATTATAAAGTAAAAACTAGCTGGTCAATTTACGCAGTTCTTCCATTTGTTGTTGAAGAGCATTCATTTTACTAGAAATATCGTTTGCAATCTCAGGCAAACGACGGTAGAAGACATATCTCGCGCGCCATAGTTCTTTAATTTGTGTAAGCTCGAGTGTCACATCCTCTATTTTTTTATGATCTGCTCTCAAGATCAATTTTTTGCCTGTGATGTACATCCTGCGTAATATGAATTGATCTGCAGTGATCGCTAGCACCATGGTACCTGCATTTAATTTGGGGATTACTGCAGTAGGAACACGCTCTGATATAACGATGTCCTTGGGAAACAAACCTTCATCACGGCTCGTCATTTCTAAACTATCTACTGTGTAAGCAATGAATTCTTTCTCAAGATTGATAGGCAGACTCAATTGAGGCATGTCTTCAATAAACTGGTCGTTCTCTCTGTATTGAAGATATTCACTAGCATTATTAGGAGTAATACAGGGCACACAGGCAAATTTTTCTCTTTCTAAATCATCAGGAGAGATCGTCAGTTCATCATTAAATCTTAGCAATTGATTCACCGTTAATTCTGCAGTGAGCATATGGTCAATAGAAATGCTAAAATAATTAGCAATCATAATGATTGTTTCAATTTTTGGTTCACTACGTCCTTCTTCATAAGCGCCTAATGTACCACGCTTTAAATTAAACAAGTCGGCAAATGCTTGCTGTGACAAACCCTTAACTCCACGTATCTTTTTGATGTTTTTTCCGAAAAAGGACATTATTTTGCTAATTTTATTTGCAATTAAAACTTTTTGCTTATATTTACACTAACAATATTAGCAATATCAATTCATAATTGCTAATTTTTTGAACATTAATACCTCTAGTATTTATGATTAACATTCAAATTAGAACGATGCAGTAGGCCGTTGCAGAGTTCGCTTTCGCGAAAGCGAAATAACCATCAACCTTAAAACAACTATTATGACGACGTTTATTCTTCTCTATATTCAGGAATGCTTAACTATTTTCCTGTGATCACGAAGCAGCTTTTTGTAATATTAAACCTCTAAAAAATGCCAATGGACAATTATTTTAATACCATTAAGGACTTCCTACAAGAACTTAATTTTGAGATTACCAGAGAAAATCGTGCTGACGGCATTCTTGTCATTGAAAAAGAAAGTGTAGGTGTAAAGAACCTGATATTAGGGATTGCACCTCCTATTTTAATCATGGAGCAATATATTTTCAAAATCAATAACAAAAATGAAGAGGTTTTTAAAAGCCTACTTCAAAAAAATAGAGATATCATTCACGGCGCTTTTGTACTGGATGAGAGTGGATCTAAAGTCATCTTTAGAGACACCCTGCAAATTGAGAACATCGACTTGAATGAACTAGAAGGTACACTTAATTCCTTAAGCTTGCTTTTAAGTGAATACTCTGACCACATTATTAAATTTTCTAAATACTAAAAAAACAATATCATGAACATATTCAAACGACTTTTCAAAATAGGACAGGCAGAAGCAAACGCAGCTGTCAACAACATGGAAGACCCAATCAAAATGACCGAACAAGGAATTCTTGATATGAAGGAAGACCTGAATAAAAGCGTAGAGGCAATGGCTCAAGTAAAAGCACTAGCTATACGCTCCAAAAATGACAAGGAAGAACATGCTGCTACCGCAAAGGATTATGAGCAAAAGGCTATAATTATTCTAAAGAAAGCCCATAGTGGCGAGATGGATACTACAGCAGCAGATCGACTTGCTAAAGAAGCGCTAGCCAAAAAAGAGGCAGCACAACTTAATGTAGAGCGTGCCCAGAAGGAAAGTGAGAAATTTGAGAATAACGTGGCTCAATTGAAGTCAACTATTGACACGATCAAATCTAATATCACCAACTGGGAGAATGAATTAAAGACATTGAAAGCGCGTGTCAAAGTAAGCGATGCAACCAAAAATGTCAATAAACAAATGGCAGAACTTGACAGCACTGGCACTGTGAGCATGCTTGAGCGTATGAAGGAAAAGGTAGCTCAAGACGAAGCACTTGCTGAAGCCTACAGCGACATGGCTGGATCAAGAACAAGTGTTGATGACGAAATCGACGCTGCGGCAGACACCAAACAAGCTAAAGTGGATGACGACCTTGCCAAATTAAAAGCACAATTGGGCATCAAGAAGGATGAAGCATAAAATGCTTTTGAAGGGATTGGCAACAATGTCAGTCTAAGCGTGTAAAAACCTAACCATTAACAACCAACCATTGGAAAACTATTTCAACATTCTATTTTCTGAAGTCAACATCACGCTTACCGTGCTGCTGCTCATCCTTATTGTTTATTGGATTTTTACCATGATCAGCGGTATTGATTTTGACCTGGATGTAGATGTGGACATCGATGTTGATGTGGATGCAGACCTAGACATGGATTTTGACAGCATTGAAGGTGGCAACCTTGATTTTGAAGATGTTGCCAATGCAGAAGTGGATCGCGAGCACGTGGTCAACAAACGAACTCGACAGCTCAAATGGTGGCAAATCATATTGATTTACTTCAATTTTGTGGGTTTGCCGTTCATGTTCACCTTCACGTTTTGGATTTTCTTATGGTGGCTCATGAGCGTTTTAACAACAGCAGTAACAGGAAGCTATGATAATGTTTTTGGCTTCATTATCGTGCTGGCAGCTCTCATTCCAGCGCTATTTGTGACAAAAATCGTAACCACACCATTTAAAGCGTTTTTCAAAAACTTGAATAAAGATGGCGACAAGGCAGTAGACTTTCTAGGCCGCAGCGCTATCTTGATGTCCTCCATTTCAGGAGATAAGTTGGGCAATGCAGAAGTGCTTGCCGATGGAAATCCCATGAGTATTTACGTCAAGTCGTTGGATGGATCAGAATTACGCTTTCGTGAAAGCGTGCTCATCATCAAGCAATCGGACGATAAAAATTATTTTTTAGTGAGTAAGGCGTAATCCATAAAGATGTCAGTCTGAGCTTGTCGAAGACGTGTCACTAAATAAAAAGATTAATAAATAATAACAACCGCAGAAACCATTCTGCACAACCATTAATAAAACCAAACTATGGACGGAATTTTAGGAATTATTGTAACAGGACTGGGAATTCTCCTTTTCCTAGTCATCGTTTACTTCGCGATCATCGCGATGTTTTAC
Protein-coding sequences here:
- the truB gene encoding tRNA pseudouridine(55) synthase TruB, coding for MNQQVPDNPYSPGNVLLFDKPLNWTSFQVVNKVRWMIKQRYGLKKIKVGHAGTLDPLATGLLIICTGKKTKNIDSYQAQKKEYTGTITLGATTPSYDLETEIDQNFPTDHLTKELLQKTTEQFTGEIQQRPPIFSAIKQDGKRLYELAREGKTTEIPTRSVTVIDFELTRINLPEVDFRISCSKGTYIRSLAHDFGAALDNGGHLSALRRTKIGDYSVEDAISIEEFEEILEVN
- a CDS encoding OB-fold-containig protein, producing MENYFNILFSEVNITLTVLLLILIVYWIFTMISGIDFDLDVDVDIDVDVDADLDMDFDSIEGGNLDFEDVANAEVDREHVVNKRTRQLKWWQIILIYFNFVGLPFMFTFTFWIFLWWLMSVLTTAVTGSYDNVFGFIIVLAALIPALFVTKIVTTPFKAFFKNLNKDGDKAVDFLGRSAILMSSISGDKLGNAEVLADGNPMSIYVKSLDGSELRFRESVLIIKQSDDKNYFLVSKA
- a CDS encoding alpha/beta fold hydrolase; translation: MIKILDQNISFNLIRRLVTFFFIAISFAVLQSCTVLQYRSTDAELQEHFSAKKIQNQIDYFAIDSLDLNIRIQSVKRQNATVNFVFFHGSPSSLSAWNRYLSDSTFVTNANLHAVDRPGYGYSNFGKEMTSIDLQAKLMSGLLDHFELENVIAVGSSYGGPLAARLAYENSRVKGVIMISPAIDPNNEKYIWQSKFTQWWLTRWLVPTGYRVAGDEKTVHSKELDLIAAEWDQIKVPVLHIHGDVDDIVPYDNVNYTRGVFENIEIITIPDTGHEIAWARPELIKPLIVGFMEKLLNEE
- a CDS encoding helix-turn-helix domain-containing protein, which translates into the protein MSFFGKNIKKIRGVKGLSQQAFADLFNLKRGTLGAYEEGRSEPKIETIIMIANYFSISIDHMLTAELTVNQLLRFNDELTISPDDLEREKFACVPCITPNNASEYLQYRENDQFIEDMPQLSLPINLEKEFIAYTVDSLEMTSRDEGLFPKDIVISERVPTAVIPKLNAGTMVLAITADQFILRRMYITGKKLILRADHKKIEDVTLELTQIKELWRARYVFYRRLPEIANDISSKMNALQQQMEELRKLTS
- a CDS encoding PspA/IM30 family protein; amino-acid sequence: MNIFKRLFKIGQAEANAAVNNMEDPIKMTEQGILDMKEDLNKSVEAMAQVKALAIRSKNDKEEHAATAKDYEQKAIIILKKAHSGEMDTTAADRLAKEALAKKEAAQLNVERAQKESEKFENNVAQLKSTIDTIKSNITNWENELKTLKARVKVSDATKNVNKQMAELDSTGTVSMLERMKEKVAQDEALAEAYSDMAGSRTSVDDEIDAAADTKQAKVDDDLAKLKAQLGIKKDEA
- a CDS encoding YbjN domain-containing protein; protein product: MDNYFNTIKDFLQELNFEITRENRADGILVIEKESVGVKNLILGIAPPILIMEQYIFKINNKNEEVFKSLLQKNRDIIHGAFVLDESGSKVIFRDTLQIENIDLNELEGTLNSLSLLLSEYSDHIIKFSKY